One segment of Aquimarina sp. BL5 DNA contains the following:
- a CDS encoding glucose-1-phosphate adenylyltransferase, protein MINKKVLAIILGGGQGTRLSPLTESRSKPAVSIAGKYRLVDIPITNCIHSDIKRMFVLTQFNSASLNSHIKNTYIFSSFSDAFVDVLAAEQTPDNKTWFQGTADAVRQSMHHFLNHDFEYALILSGDQLYQMDFNEMIDAHIEKEADISIATLPVNPKDATQFGILKTDDDSFITSFTEKPSLDKLPGWESEVSEEMKSENRHYLASMGIYIFSRQLLVDILSDPKRIDFGKEIIPESIGNKKVLAYQYEGYWTDIGNISSFFEANIELANDVPKFDLFDNSRRILTRPRILPPSKISGTCLDKSMIAEGCLIQAKEINESVIGIRSRIGKDTNIKKSYMIGSNRYQDIDELERDAKENRPFIGVGERCNIKNTIIDKNCRIGNDVIINGGEHLADKNEDEYVIKDGIVVIKKGAIIPDGFRIE, encoded by the coding sequence ATGATTAACAAAAAAGTTCTTGCAATTATTCTCGGAGGAGGACAAGGAACCAGATTATCCCCACTGACAGAAAGTCGATCAAAACCCGCGGTTTCAATTGCAGGAAAATACAGATTAGTAGATATACCTATTACTAATTGTATACATTCTGATATCAAGAGAATGTTTGTGCTTACACAATTTAATTCTGCCTCTTTAAATAGTCATATAAAGAACACCTATATCTTCAGTTCTTTTAGTGATGCTTTTGTAGACGTTTTAGCCGCAGAACAAACTCCTGACAATAAAACTTGGTTTCAGGGAACTGCTGATGCCGTAAGACAATCGATGCATCACTTTCTTAATCATGATTTCGAATATGCTTTGATTTTATCTGGAGATCAACTGTATCAAATGGATTTTAACGAGATGATCGATGCGCATATCGAAAAAGAAGCTGATATATCTATTGCTACTTTACCAGTAAATCCAAAAGACGCAACTCAATTTGGGATTCTTAAAACCGACGACGATAGTTTTATTACTTCCTTTACAGAAAAACCAAGTCTTGACAAACTTCCAGGTTGGGAATCTGAAGTAAGTGAAGAAATGAAGAGTGAAAATCGACACTATCTTGCTTCTATGGGGATTTATATTTTTAGTAGACAGTTATTAGTAGATATTTTATCGGATCCTAAGAGAATAGATTTTGGTAAAGAAATTATTCCTGAATCAATAGGTAATAAAAAAGTATTGGCCTACCAGTACGAAGGATACTGGACGGATATTGGTAACATTTCTTCATTCTTTGAGGCAAATATAGAGTTAGCAAATGATGTTCCTAAGTTTGATTTATTTGACAATTCACGACGAATTTTAACTAGACCAAGAATATTACCTCCTTCAAAAATCTCGGGGACTTGTTTAGATAAATCCATGATTGCAGAGGGTTGTTTAATTCAAGCAAAGGAAATTAACGAATCTGTCATTGGAATACGATCCAGAATAGGCAAGGATACAAATATTAAAAAATCCTACATGATAGGTAGTAATAGGTATCAAGATATAGATGAATTAGAAAGGGATGCTAAAGAAAACAGACCTTTTATTGGTGTAGGAGAACGATGTAACATCAAAAATACTATTATTGACAAAAATTGTAGAATAGGTAATGATGTAATTATTAATGGAGGAGAACACCTAGCTGATAAAAATGAAGATGAGTATGTAATAAAAGACGGTATTGTTGTAATCAAAAAAGGAGCTATTATTCCCGATGGTTTTAGAATAGAATAA
- the glgB gene encoding 1,4-alpha-glucan branching protein GlgB: MGEVIVHSLFSDFDISLFKSGKHYRLYEKMGSHIISVDGVKGTYFAVWAPSAKSVSVIGDFNFWTDGEHQLNVRWDASGIWEGFIPEVGKGSTYKYKIHSHNNDIKTEKADPYARRCEHPPKTASVVWEDSYDWKDAKWMKKRKKNNAIDAPFSVYEVHLGSWKRKIEENRSLSYIELADELVSYVKEMNFTHVELMPVMEYPYDPSWGYQLTGYFAPTSRFGYPEEFKVLVDKLHQNDIGILLDWVPSHFPEDVHGLGFFDGSCLYEHPDKKKGYHPDWKSLIFNYGRNEVKSFLISNAIFWLDQYHADGLRVDAVASMLFLDYSREEGEWEPNIYGGRENLDAIDFMKELNKEVYRSFPDVQTIAEESTSFPMVSKPTFLGGLGFGMKWMMGWMHDTLQYFTKEPIYRKHHQNDLTFSMTYAFTENFMLPLSHDEVVYGKKSIIGRMPGDEWQQFANLRLMYSYMFTHPGTNLLFMGAEFGQREEWNFQSSLDWHLLKYDYHSGIKNLIIDLNTLYKSYPALYEKQFDADGFEWISYDDHENSVVAYIRKGNKEEDCLVVACNFTPVPRTNYRIGLPSKGRLVQLFNSNDKNYGGTGDFRDDQITIEKMDWHYRKYASEINIPPLGAVVFKIDK, encoded by the coding sequence ATGGGTGAAGTAATAGTACATAGTTTATTTTCTGATTTTGATATCAGTCTTTTTAAATCCGGAAAACACTATAGGTTGTATGAAAAAATGGGATCTCATATCATTTCTGTTGATGGAGTAAAAGGAACTTATTTTGCTGTTTGGGCTCCTTCTGCTAAATCAGTCTCTGTTATTGGAGATTTTAATTTTTGGACAGACGGAGAACATCAATTAAATGTTCGCTGGGATGCATCTGGTATATGGGAAGGTTTTATTCCAGAAGTAGGAAAAGGTAGTACCTATAAATATAAGATTCACTCTCATAATAATGATATTAAAACCGAAAAAGCAGATCCTTACGCTCGTAGATGTGAACATCCGCCAAAAACAGCTTCTGTAGTTTGGGAAGATTCTTATGACTGGAAGGATGCTAAATGGATGAAAAAAAGAAAGAAGAATAATGCTATTGATGCTCCTTTTTCTGTTTACGAAGTTCATTTAGGATCTTGGAAAAGAAAAATAGAAGAAAATAGATCACTTTCTTATATCGAATTAGCAGATGAATTAGTGTCTTATGTGAAAGAGATGAACTTTACACACGTAGAATTGATGCCAGTAATGGAATATCCGTATGATCCTTCTTGGGGATATCAGCTTACTGGTTATTTTGCACCTACTTCGCGTTTTGGTTATCCAGAAGAGTTTAAGGTATTAGTTGATAAATTACATCAAAATGATATAGGAATACTATTGGATTGGGTACCATCTCATTTTCCTGAAGATGTTCATGGATTAGGCTTTTTTGATGGATCTTGTTTATATGAACATCCCGATAAGAAAAAAGGATATCATCCAGACTGGAAAAGTCTGATATTTAATTATGGTCGAAATGAAGTAAAAAGCTTCTTGATTAGTAACGCAATTTTTTGGTTAGACCAGTATCATGCCGATGGTTTACGAGTTGATGCGGTTGCTTCTATGTTATTCTTAGACTATTCCAGAGAAGAAGGAGAATGGGAGCCAAACATCTATGGAGGAAGAGAAAATTTGGATGCTATTGATTTTATGAAGGAATTAAATAAAGAAGTCTATAGAAGTTTCCCAGATGTACAGACCATAGCAGAAGAATCTACTTCATTCCCTATGGTTTCTAAACCAACTTTTCTTGGTGGTCTTGGCTTTGGTATGAAATGGATGATGGGGTGGATGCATGACACTTTACAATATTTTACAAAAGAACCTATTTATAGAAAGCATCATCAGAATGACTTAACCTTTAGTATGACATATGCTTTTACAGAAAACTTTATGCTTCCATTATCGCATGATGAAGTGGTGTATGGTAAAAAAAGCATTATTGGTAGAATGCCAGGTGATGAGTGGCAACAGTTTGCTAATCTAAGATTGATGTACAGTTATATGTTTACACATCCAGGTACCAATCTATTGTTTATGGGAGCAGAATTTGGACAACGAGAAGAATGGAATTTCCAGAGTAGTTTAGACTGGCACTTATTAAAATATGATTATCACTCCGGAATCAAAAATCTAATTATAGATCTTAATACATTATATAAAAGCTACCCCGCATTATACGAGAAACAGTTTGATGCAGATGGTTTTGAATGGATTAGTTATGATGATCATGAAAATTCTGTAGTAGCATATATCCGAAAAGGGAATAAAGAGGAAGATTGTTTAGTGGTAGCCTGCAATTTCACACCAGTTCCTAGAACTAATTATCGAATTGGATTACCTTCTAAGGGGAGACTAGTGCAACTTTTTAATAGTAACGATAAAAACTATGGAGGAACCGGAGATTTTAGGGATGATCAAATCACAATAGAAAAAATGGATTGGCATTATAGAAAGTATGCATCAGAGATTAATATACCTCCATTAGGAGCTGTTGTTTTTAAAATTGATAAATAA
- a CDS encoding glycoside hydrolase family 31 protein — translation MITNTELEVKGNLFPGKIISFSQNVDKINFTTENGVILQVTIIRGSVVRFRYATDNNFEKDFSYAISEKGVRGYSELEVKELENEYEITTKRIKIFIAKANIHVTIKDKEGNIICKDDWGFHWEQSYEYGGNIVKMSKSAPQGECYYGLGDKPMHLNLKGKRIENWATDQYAFGKDQDPLYKSVPFYIGMYEERAYGIFFDNSFKTYFDFCNERRNVTSFWAHGGEMNYYFFYGPNMEDVITRYTDLTGKPELPPLWALGYHQCKWSYYPESKVKEVTTKFRDLKIPCDAIYLDIDYMEGFRCFTWNKEYFPDPKRMVQELAEDGYKTIVIIDPGIKIDDDYWVYQEAMEKDYFCKRADGPYMRGKVWPGECFFPDFTNPEVREWWAGLFKELIDEIGVKGVWNDMNEPAVMEVPGKTFPDDVRHNYDGNPCSHRKAHNIYGTQMARATYEGIKRFGYPKRPFVITRSAYSGAQRYTSSWTGDNVATWEHLWIANIQAQRMSMSGMSFTGSDIGGFAEHPTGELYARWIQLGVFHPFCRTHSSGDHGNQEPWTFGEEVIDVTRKYVELRYQLLPYLYTMFWEYAEEGIPMLKSLVLYDQLDPQTHYRTDEFVFGNQILVCPVQEPNAKGRRLYIPRGNWYNYWTREYVKGGMEQWVDAELDTIPLFVKEGAIIPKYPIQQYVGEKKIEELKLEVYYKLGNKEVSKVYEDAQDGYDYTKGRYSLRSFAFTGKENELIIQQHKNGTYITEYDTMKIEFIGLPFDIDEIEIDNVVVSLKDLKFNKKENTVVVPKNFAELHIIAK, via the coding sequence ATGATTACTAATACTGAGTTAGAAGTAAAAGGGAATTTGTTTCCCGGAAAAATCATCTCCTTTTCACAGAACGTAGATAAGATTAATTTCACCACAGAAAATGGAGTTATTCTTCAAGTTACTATTATAAGAGGAAGTGTTGTTCGTTTTAGATATGCCACTGATAATAATTTTGAGAAAGATTTTTCTTATGCTATTAGTGAAAAAGGAGTAAGAGGATATAGTGAATTGGAGGTTAAGGAGCTGGAAAATGAGTATGAGATTACCACCAAAAGAATAAAAATCTTTATTGCTAAGGCAAATATCCATGTTACTATAAAAGACAAAGAAGGAAACATTATCTGTAAAGATGATTGGGGTTTTCATTGGGAACAAAGCTACGAGTATGGTGGTAACATTGTGAAAATGAGTAAATCTGCTCCACAGGGAGAATGTTATTACGGTTTAGGAGATAAACCAATGCACCTTAACCTAAAAGGAAAACGAATTGAGAATTGGGCTACGGACCAATATGCATTCGGTAAAGATCAGGATCCATTATATAAGAGTGTTCCTTTTTATATTGGAATGTATGAAGAAAGAGCCTATGGAATCTTCTTTGACAATTCCTTTAAAACATACTTCGATTTTTGTAATGAACGTCGCAACGTTACTAGTTTTTGGGCACACGGAGGAGAAATGAATTATTATTTCTTTTATGGTCCGAATATGGAAGATGTGATAACAAGATATACAGATCTTACAGGTAAACCAGAACTACCTCCATTATGGGCATTAGGATATCATCAATGTAAATGGAGTTACTATCCAGAGAGTAAAGTAAAAGAAGTCACTACAAAGTTTAGAGATTTAAAAATACCTTGTGATGCGATATATCTGGATATTGACTATATGGAAGGATTCAGGTGTTTTACATGGAATAAAGAATATTTTCCAGACCCCAAACGTATGGTCCAGGAATTAGCAGAAGATGGCTATAAAACGATAGTTATTATAGATCCGGGAATTAAAATTGACGATGATTATTGGGTGTATCAAGAAGCTATGGAAAAAGATTATTTCTGTAAGCGGGCAGATGGACCATATATGAGAGGAAAAGTATGGCCAGGAGAATGTTTCTTTCCTGATTTCACCAATCCCGAAGTTAGAGAGTGGTGGGCCGGATTATTTAAGGAACTTATCGACGAAATAGGAGTCAAAGGAGTTTGGAATGATATGAATGAACCTGCAGTAATGGAAGTTCCAGGAAAAACATTCCCTGATGATGTTCGTCATAATTATGATGGTAACCCTTGTAGTCACAGAAAAGCACATAATATCTATGGCACTCAGATGGCGAGAGCTACTTATGAAGGAATCAAAAGATTCGGATACCCTAAAAGGCCATTTGTTATTACTAGATCAGCATATTCTGGTGCGCAACGATATACTTCCTCGTGGACAGGAGATAACGTGGCGACTTGGGAGCATCTTTGGATTGCTAATATCCAGGCACAGCGAATGAGTATGAGTGGAATGTCATTTACAGGTAGTGATATTGGTGGATTTGCTGAACACCCTACGGGAGAATTATACGCTAGGTGGATACAGTTAGGAGTATTTCATCCTTTTTGTCGTACGCATTCCTCTGGTGATCATGGGAATCAGGAACCTTGGACATTTGGCGAAGAAGTTATAGATGTTACCAGGAAATATGTAGAATTACGATATCAGTTACTTCCATATTTATATACGATGTTTTGGGAGTATGCAGAAGAAGGAATACCAATGCTTAAATCATTAGTTCTATATGATCAGCTAGATCCTCAAACACATTATAGAACAGATGAATTTGTGTTTGGTAACCAGATATTAGTATGCCCAGTACAAGAACCTAATGCTAAAGGTAGAAGATTGTATATTCCTAGAGGGAACTGGTATAATTACTGGACTCGTGAATATGTAAAAGGTGGTATGGAACAATGGGTAGATGCTGAGCTAGATACAATTCCGCTATTCGTGAAAGAAGGTGCTATTATACCTAAATATCCAATCCAGCAATATGTAGGAGAGAAAAAGATTGAAGAGCTTAAATTAGAAGTATACTATAAATTAGGAAATAAAGAAGTGTCCAAAGTATATGAAGATGCACAAGATGGCTATGATTATACTAAAGGTAGATATAGTCTAAGAAGTTTTGCTTTTACTGGAAAAGAAAATGAACTTATCATTCAGCAACATAAGAATGGGACCTATATTACTGAGTACGATACTATGAAGATTGAATTTATCGGATTACCTTTTGATATTGATGAAATTGAAATCGATAATGTGGTTGTATCTCTAAAAGATTTAAAATTTAATAAAAAAGAGAATACAGTTGTCGTTCCAAAAAACTTTGCTGAATTACATATTATAGCCAAATAA
- a CDS encoding M48 family metallopeptidase: protein MKKKKIIVALGSILLFLSCAPNPFTGKKTLALVPNSQIFPMAFAQYNQVLEESKVVKGTSDAEMIKRVGKRLSVAAERWLNANGFPGYLKDYKWEYNLIDDKVVNAWAMPGGKIAFYTGILPIAKTETGIAAIMGHEIVHAIANHGQQRMSAAQIQQVAGVATAVAVSGQNEQTQQLVGQAFGLGSQFGVMLPFSRSHETEADKIGLTLMAIAGYNPDEAAELWKRMKANSGGQAPPEFMSTHPSNDTRIANLTAWAPAAKEEAKKFGVTSFK, encoded by the coding sequence ATGAAAAAGAAAAAAATAATAGTTGCTCTAGGATCGATTTTACTTTTCCTATCCTGTGCACCGAATCCGTTTACTGGTAAGAAAACATTAGCATTAGTGCCTAATTCTCAGATCTTTCCAATGGCTTTTGCTCAATACAATCAGGTACTAGAGGAAAGTAAAGTGGTGAAAGGTACATCTGATGCTGAAATGATTAAAAGAGTAGGTAAAAGATTATCTGTTGCTGCAGAAAGGTGGCTAAATGCTAATGGATTTCCTGGATATCTAAAAGATTATAAATGGGAATATAATCTTATTGATGATAAAGTAGTAAATGCTTGGGCAATGCCAGGAGGAAAAATTGCTTTTTACACAGGTATCTTACCAATCGCTAAAACTGAAACTGGTATTGCTGCTATCATGGGGCATGAGATAGTTCATGCTATCGCAAATCATGGACAGCAACGTATGAGTGCAGCTCAGATCCAACAAGTGGCTGGAGTTGCTACTGCGGTAGCTGTTAGTGGCCAAAATGAGCAAACACAACAATTAGTTGGGCAAGCTTTTGGATTAGGAAGCCAATTTGGGGTTATGTTACCATTTAGCAGAAGTCACGAGACTGAAGCTGATAAAATTGGATTGACACTAATGGCTATAGCTGGATATAATCCAGATGAAGCTGCTGAATTATGGAAACGTATGAAAGCAAACAGTGGAGGACAGGCACCACCTGAGTTTATGAGTACACACCCATCGAATGATACGCGTATTGCGAATCTAACCGCTTGGGCTCCCGCAGCAAAAGAAGAAGCAAAGAAATTTGGTGTTACTAGCTTTAAATAA
- a CDS encoding MFS transporter has translation MQETLPKGHKKLLNAWAFYDWANSVYSLTIASAIFPIFWGALTIVRDADDKIISDTVNFLGIDFNNDSLISYVTALAFLLVSILSPLLSGIADYIGNKKSFLKFFCYLGALSCIGLYWFNMEHLWFGLLCYFLALIGFWASLVFYNSYLPDIAFPEQQDAISAKGYSLGYVGSVILLIINLVMIFFYDTFGFENEGVPTRLSFVMVGVWWIGFSQYTYYYLPKGNKKDKLTKDVVFNGFKELRSIWNAMQHDLRLRRYLSAFFVYSMAVQTIMLIATYFGIEELDWGDQNATTGLIISILLIQLVAVLGAFLTSIASAKYGNIKVLIFINFIWIGICVFAYTITAPEQFYVTAAIVGLVMGGIQSLSRSTYSKFLPENAVDTASYFSFYDVAEKIGIVIGMFSYGLIAQLTGSIRYSILFLVLFFVIGVLLLFRVPKNQ, from the coding sequence ATGCAAGAAACATTACCTAAAGGGCATAAAAAATTACTAAACGCTTGGGCTTTTTATGATTGGGCGAATTCTGTATATAGTTTAACCATTGCATCCGCAATATTCCCAATTTTTTGGGGTGCTTTAACGATTGTTAGAGATGCTGATGATAAAATCATTAGTGATACCGTTAATTTCCTCGGTATTGATTTTAATAATGATTCTCTAATTAGTTATGTAACAGCATTAGCTTTTTTACTAGTGTCAATTCTTAGTCCCTTATTATCTGGTATTGCAGATTATATTGGTAATAAAAAGAGCTTCTTGAAGTTTTTCTGTTATTTAGGTGCATTGTCTTGTATTGGTTTATACTGGTTTAATATGGAACATCTTTGGTTTGGACTATTATGTTATTTTTTGGCATTAATTGGTTTCTGGGCAAGTTTGGTGTTTTATAATTCATACCTACCGGATATCGCGTTTCCAGAACAACAAGATGCTATCAGTGCAAAGGGATATTCTTTGGGATATGTTGGTAGTGTTATTCTTTTGATAATAAATTTAGTGATGATATTCTTTTATGACACCTTTGGTTTTGAGAATGAAGGAGTTCCAACGAGATTATCTTTTGTGATGGTAGGAGTATGGTGGATAGGATTTAGTCAATATACGTACTACTATTTACCAAAAGGAAATAAAAAGGATAAGCTTACAAAAGATGTTGTTTTTAATGGTTTTAAGGAACTAAGAAGTATCTGGAACGCTATGCAACATGATCTTAGACTTCGTAGATATCTTTCTGCTTTTTTTGTATATAGTATGGCGGTACAGACTATTATGTTAATTGCCACGTATTTCGGTATAGAAGAATTGGATTGGGGGGATCAGAATGCAACTACCGGATTAATTATTAGTATTTTATTAATTCAGTTGGTAGCCGTTTTGGGAGCTTTTCTTACATCAATAGCTTCTGCAAAATATGGAAATATAAAGGTTTTGATTTTTATTAATTTTATTTGGATAGGAATATGTGTATTTGCGTATACAATCACCGCACCTGAACAATTTTATGTAACGGCAGCAATCGTTGGTTTAGTAATGGGTGGAATTCAATCCTTATCCAGATCAACGTATTCGAAGTTTTTACCAGAAAATGCTGTGGATACAGCTTCTTATTTCAGTTTTTATGATGTTGCAGAAAAAATAGGAATAGTAATTGGTATGTTTTCATATGGTTTAATAGCTCAGCTTACCGGAAGTATTAGATATTCAATACTCTTTCTTGTTTTATTTTTCGTAATTGGTGTCCTGTTATTGTTCAGAGTTCCCAAAAATCAATAA
- a CDS encoding lipocalin family protein: MKKLILIVTVILLASCSASQKTIIAAKKTLKGEWSLDKISYDRSGIFEVTLYNDASAECLTGGVWKFIPNNNTGKYTVNDSQCTSTGARNFRFTIPKPTENGDYSFLFKPTDEKKKSTNNNKGYRMTLKHLDDTTMTWTQTVSLEGKPFVITMNFNKL; this comes from the coding sequence ATGAAAAAACTAATATTAATAGTTACAGTTATTTTACTAGCGTCTTGTTCTGCTAGTCAGAAAACTATTATTGCTGCAAAAAAAACACTAAAAGGTGAGTGGTCGTTAGATAAGATATCATATGACCGTTCAGGAATTTTCGAAGTTACTTTGTACAATGATGCTTCTGCAGAATGTCTTACCGGAGGTGTATGGAAATTTATCCCTAACAATAATACTGGTAAGTATACTGTAAATGATAGCCAATGTACATCTACAGGAGCTAGAAATTTTAGATTTACTATTCCTAAACCAACAGAGAATGGTGATTATAGTTTTCTTTTTAAACCCACTGACGAAAAGAAAAAAAGCACCAATAACAATAAAGGGTATAGAATGACTCTGAAACATCTGGATGATACAACAATGACCTGGACTCAGACAGTAAGTCTAGAAGGAAAACCGTTTGTAATCACAATGAATTTTAACAAACTATAA
- a CDS encoding OmpA family protein, with protein sequence MKTIFNKTILALTALAILNSCDAVQNANNTQKGAVIGTTSGAVLGGVIGNNVGNKENSVLGAIIGGVIGGVAGGVIGKQMDKQAQKIEEEIPGAEVTRVGEGIDIIFDENSGIYFETNKHNINTKSKETLNKLIGVFKDYPDTNIIVDGHTDSSGDDAYNMELSKKRANSVTDYLMSQGISKSRLTTYYHGETLPKYDNATAEGRAKNRRVEFGVLANDKMINDAKKID encoded by the coding sequence ATCAAAACAATTTTTAATAAAACAATACTAGCGCTAACCGCTTTAGCAATTTTAAATAGCTGTGATGCTGTACAAAATGCAAATAATACTCAAAAAGGAGCAGTAATCGGTACAACTTCTGGAGCTGTTCTTGGAGGAGTAATAGGAAATAATGTTGGAAACAAGGAAAACTCAGTACTTGGAGCTATCATTGGTGGAGTTATCGGCGGAGTTGCCGGTGGAGTTATCGGTAAACAAATGGATAAACAAGCTCAAAAAATAGAGGAAGAAATCCCTGGTGCTGAAGTAACTAGAGTAGGAGAAGGAATTGATATCATATTTGATGAAAATAGTGGTATTTATTTTGAAACGAATAAGCATAATATCAATACAAAATCTAAAGAAACCCTTAATAAATTGATTGGTGTTTTTAAAGATTATCCTGATACGAATATTATAGTTGATGGACATACTGATAGCTCAGGTGATGATGCTTATAATATGGAGTTATCAAAGAAACGAGCTAACTCTGTAACGGATTATCTTATGTCTCAGGGAATAAGTAAATCAAGATTAACAACCTATTACCACGGTGAAACTTTACCAAAATATGATAATGCCACTGCGGAAGGAAGAGCAAAAAATAGAAGAGTGGAGTTTGGAGTATTAGCAAATGATAAAATGATCAATGATGCTAAAAAAATAGACTAA
- a CDS encoding lipocalin family protein — MKTIYIILTCTILFSCGASNKLTRAAKKSINGVWILKDVDYNTDSKGTYAITVLDNISLKCIENTNWEFIANNNTGSYALSGSSCSNTGVQNFIWSIPKEMYGFNHSIMMKPVNHKMKSNNNNKGYRMQLFELEETTMIWSYDMIVDGEKFTIKLNFDKQ; from the coding sequence TTGAAAACAATCTATATAATACTTACCTGTACTATTTTATTCAGTTGTGGAGCATCAAATAAACTAACCAGAGCAGCAAAAAAATCGATTAATGGAGTTTGGATCTTAAAAGATGTGGACTATAATACAGATAGTAAAGGAACCTATGCTATTACTGTTTTAGACAACATTTCACTAAAGTGTATCGAAAATACTAATTGGGAGTTTATTGCTAATAATAACACTGGTAGTTATGCCTTATCAGGTTCGTCTTGTTCAAATACTGGTGTCCAAAATTTTATATGGTCAATTCCCAAAGAAATGTATGGGTTTAATCATAGTATTATGATGAAACCTGTGAATCATAAAATGAAAAGTAATAATAACAACAAAGGATATCGTATGCAATTGTTTGAACTAGAAGAAACTACAATGATCTGGAGTTATGATATGATAGTCGATGGAGAAAAATTTACAATAAAACTGAACTTTGATAAACAATAA
- a CDS encoding OmpA family protein, producing MKSHNIKYSKKLIYLGILLITMVSCKSIKNAEIGGYIGAAGGAIIGGVIGNNVGGETELGAVIGGVVGATVGSVIGNRMDQQAKKIEEEMPSVAVQRIEEDINIVFDEESGVYFNTNKHDLNESSKETIEKLAVILEEYPNSNILIEGHTDNVGKEESNFLLSKYRAQAVRDYLVLQGVDEQRFTVKYYGESQPRYDNTTTEGKTKNRRVEVTISPNEELRRQAVAQIKE from the coding sequence ATGAAGTCACACAATATTAAATACTCAAAAAAGCTTATATACCTAGGAATACTATTGATAACTATGGTTAGTTGTAAGTCTATAAAAAATGCAGAGATAGGTGGTTATATAGGAGCAGCAGGCGGTGCTATTATAGGCGGAGTTATAGGAAATAATGTAGGAGGGGAAACTGAACTTGGAGCCGTTATAGGTGGAGTTGTAGGAGCAACTGTAGGTAGCGTTATTGGTAATCGAATGGACCAGCAAGCTAAAAAAATAGAAGAAGAAATGCCAAGTGTAGCAGTGCAGAGAATTGAAGAAGACATTAATATTGTTTTTGATGAAGAAAGTGGCGTGTATTTTAATACCAATAAGCATGATTTAAACGAGTCATCTAAAGAAACAATCGAAAAATTGGCAGTAATTCTGGAAGAATATCCTAATTCTAATATACTTATTGAAGGACATACCGATAATGTAGGTAAAGAAGAATCAAATTTTCTGTTATCAAAATATAGGGCACAAGCTGTAAGGGATTATCTTGTTCTCCAAGGCGTTGATGAACAGAGGTTTACTGTTAAGTATTATGGGGAATCACAACCTAGATATGATAATACTACTACAGAAGGTAAAACCAAAAATAGAAGGGTAGAAGTAACAATATCACCGAATGAAGAACTAAGACGACAAGCGGTTGCACAAATAAAAGAGTAA